From the genome of Calidithermus timidus DSM 17022, one region includes:
- a CDS encoding nitrate reductase molybdenum cofactor assembly chaperone encodes MSPNPTLKTLALAFEYPRQGSLGVLWEQTHSLPHSPAKLHLERFLKAVSELKLSEREELHTRTLDLSPLFAPYVGFAVYGEDYRRGAFMAALSRGMRELGLELRGELPDHLAVVLSYLAIAAEPLPELMELLEPALAAMHKTLKTLEPDNPYLHLLEAVRQAVRELPRAKGQSQAQRSSWPSLGAQSSPGGGIR; translated from the coding sequence ATGAGCCCCAACCCCACCCTCAAGACCCTCGCGCTGGCCTTCGAGTACCCGCGCCAGGGCAGCCTGGGCGTGCTGTGGGAGCAGACCCACTCCCTGCCCCATAGCCCGGCCAAGCTCCACCTCGAGCGCTTCCTCAAGGCCGTTTCAGAGCTCAAGCTCTCCGAGCGCGAGGAGCTGCACACCCGCACCCTCGACCTCTCGCCGCTCTTCGCGCCCTACGTGGGCTTCGCGGTCTACGGCGAGGACTACCGCCGCGGGGCCTTCATGGCCGCGCTGAGCCGCGGGATGCGGGAGCTGGGCCTCGAGCTGCGCGGCGAACTGCCCGACCACCTGGCGGTGGTGCTCTCCTACCTGGCCATTGCCGCCGAGCCGCTACCCGAGCTGATGGAGCTGCTCGAGCCCGCGCTCGCGGCGATGCACAAGACCCTCAAGACCCTGGAGCCGGACAACCCCTACCTGCACCTGCTCGAGGCGGTGCGGCAGGCGGTGCGGGAGCTTCCCAGAGCCAAGGGCCAGAGCCAGGCGCAGCGCAGCTCCTGGCCCTCCCTCGGCGCTCAATCCTCCCCCGGAGGAGGTATCCGATGA
- the narI gene encoding respiratory nitrate reductase subunit gamma, producing the protein MNWNTLLFLVFPYVALALAVVVSVIRMRGRPFSVSAQSSQLLEARKLYFGSTAMHWGLVLILGGHLLAVLLPKGLLLWNAVPLRLYLLEITGLALALWAGVGVWILLARRLGDARVRVVSTPMDYVVLLLLLVSIITGIITAGAYRFGSYWFPAVFTPYFWSIFTLQPRPELVADLPFWIRLHVFNFWLLVAVFPFSRLIHIITVPLGYLWRPWQIVIWLRRKRRLRATPPAVAQPVPASKPQPIMQDKGGSYGAD; encoded by the coding sequence ATGAACTGGAATACCCTGCTCTTTTTGGTTTTCCCCTACGTCGCGCTCGCGCTGGCGGTGGTGGTCAGCGTGATCCGCATGCGCGGGCGGCCCTTCTCGGTCTCGGCCCAGTCGAGCCAGTTGCTCGAGGCACGCAAGCTCTACTTCGGCTCCACCGCCATGCACTGGGGGCTGGTGCTGATTTTGGGTGGGCACCTGCTGGCGGTGCTGCTGCCCAAGGGGCTGCTGTTGTGGAACGCGGTGCCCCTGCGGTTGTACCTGCTGGAGATCACCGGCCTGGCCCTGGCGCTGTGGGCGGGCGTGGGCGTGTGGATCCTGCTGGCGCGCCGCCTGGGCGACGCCCGTGTGCGGGTGGTCTCCACCCCCATGGACTACGTGGTGTTGCTGCTGTTGCTGGTCTCCATCATCACCGGCATCATCACCGCGGGCGCCTACCGCTTCGGCTCCTACTGGTTCCCGGCGGTATTTACCCCCTACTTCTGGAGCATCTTTACCCTCCAGCCGCGCCCCGAACTCGTCGCCGACCTGCCCTTCTGGATCCGGCTTCACGTCTTCAACTTCTGGCTGCTGGTAGCGGTGTTTCCCTTCTCCCGGCTCATCCACATCATCACCGTGCCACTGGGCTATTTGTGGCGGCCCTGGCAGATCGTGATCTGGCTGCGACGCAAGCGCCGCCTGCGGGCTACCCCGCCCGCGGTGGCCCAACCCGTGCCCGCCTCTAAGCCACAGCCCATCATGCAGGACAAAGGAGGTTCGTATGGTGCAGACTAG
- a CDS encoding MFS transporter, whose translation MVQTSAPAAPSERRARLEVLTLSTLGFTLMFAVWLMFGVLGIPIRKEFGLSDVQLSWLSAVAILNGSIWRLVAGILTDRYGGKVVFTTMLFLTAIPAYLVSQASSYQALLLYAFLVGFAGNAFSVGIAWNSAWFPREQQGFALGVFGAGNVGASVTKFIGPAIIASVPAAGYLGGLVPGGWRFVPFFYAVLLILMGLAMWLFTPRQDKKPGQGRPLAEMLRPLRYVRVWRFSLYYVVVFGAYVALSAWLPKYYVDVFGLPLYQAALLTALFIFPASLLRPVGGYFSDRFGARRVMYWTFGIILLASGILMMPNGHIVLYLPTKYEADGLREVMRYTMTLWPFTFSVFLIGVGMGIGKAAVYKHIPEYFPKDVGAVGGLVGMLGALGGFLLPPLFAYAQAFTGLPQTTFLILFLLTLLSAIWMHLTVLSLLQQAAPELKNRFEYQGEH comes from the coding sequence ATGGTGCAGACTAGCGCTCCTGCAGCTCCCTCCGAGCGCAGGGCCCGGCTCGAGGTCCTCACCCTCTCCACCCTCGGTTTCACGCTGATGTTCGCGGTGTGGCTGATGTTCGGGGTACTGGGCATCCCCATTCGCAAGGAGTTTGGGCTCAGTGACGTGCAGCTTAGCTGGCTGTCGGCGGTGGCCATCCTCAACGGTTCTATCTGGCGTCTTGTGGCCGGAATCTTGACGGACCGCTACGGCGGCAAGGTGGTTTTCACCACCATGCTCTTCCTCACCGCCATTCCCGCTTACCTGGTCTCCCAGGCCAGCAGCTACCAGGCGCTGCTGCTCTACGCCTTCTTGGTGGGTTTCGCCGGCAACGCCTTTAGCGTAGGGATCGCCTGGAACTCGGCCTGGTTTCCCCGTGAACAGCAGGGCTTTGCCTTGGGCGTGTTCGGCGCGGGCAACGTGGGGGCTAGCGTTACCAAGTTCATCGGTCCGGCCATTATCGCCTCGGTACCCGCCGCCGGATACCTGGGCGGCCTGGTGCCGGGTGGTTGGCGCTTTGTGCCCTTCTTCTATGCCGTTTTGCTGATCCTGATGGGGTTGGCCATGTGGCTATTCACCCCCCGCCAGGACAAAAAACCCGGCCAGGGCCGCCCCCTCGCAGAGATGTTGAGGCCCCTTAGGTACGTGCGGGTGTGGCGCTTCAGCCTGTACTACGTGGTGGTCTTCGGGGCCTATGTGGCGCTGTCGGCCTGGTTGCCGAAGTACTACGTAGACGTCTTTGGCCTGCCCCTTTACCAGGCCGCGCTGCTCACGGCGCTTTTCATCTTTCCGGCCTCGCTCTTGCGCCCTGTGGGCGGCTACTTCTCCGATCGCTTCGGCGCACGGCGGGTGATGTACTGGACCTTCGGCATCATCCTGCTCGCCAGCGGCATCTTGATGATGCCCAACGGACATATCGTGCTCTACCTGCCTACTAAGTACGAGGCCGACGGCCTGCGCGAGGTGATGCGCTACACGATGACGCTCTGGCCATTCACCTTCTCGGTCTTCCTCATCGGCGTGGGTATGGGCATTGGCAAGGCCGCCGTCTACAAGCACATCCCCGAGTACTTTCCCAAAGACGTGGGCGCGGTAGGGGGCCTGGTGGGGATGCTGGGAGCGCTGGGCGGCTTCCTTCTGCCCCCGCTCTTCGCTTACGCCCAGGCCTTTACCGGCCTGCCCCAGACCACCTTCCTCATCCTCTTCCTCCTGACCCTCCTAAGCGCCATCTGGATGCACCTTACCGTGCTCTCGCTGTTGCAGCAGGCTGCTCCGGAGCTCAAGAACCGCTTTGAGTACCAAGGAGAACACTGA
- a CDS encoding MFS transporter produces MAFRISTKNATWLERWEPEDPAFWKGVGQPLAWRTLWITTFNLTLSFIVWFMVSAIVVRLPGIGFRFSTTELFWLTAMPGLAGGTLRIVWTFLPPILGTRHLVTLSTLLLLIPVLGWSYAIGNPHTPYWVMLLLALLAGLGGANFSGFMPSTSYFFPKRLQGTALGLQAGLGNFGVSIVQFIAPWVVGFPLFLSGLLGLGIPQTFIKGEASNPIWLHNAALVWTLFLLLGAFLAWNLLKSVPVRANFREQFDIFRDKHTWVMTLLYIATFGSFSGLSAVFPLLIRQLYGRFEGAPDPLTYAFLGPLVGSLLRVAFGPVADRVGGAVLTQISTLGLLGSALALGFFVTPNSLAEFPLFVGLMLSLFFFAGIGNASTFKQIPMIFPPRKAGGVIGWTAAVAAYGPFLFSVMIAWVLARAGSPAPFLFGLSAFYALCAGFNWHFYARKGAEKPC; encoded by the coding sequence ATGGCTTTTCGTATCTCTACAAAAAATGCCACCTGGCTCGAGCGCTGGGAGCCGGAGGACCCTGCCTTCTGGAAGGGGGTGGGGCAGCCTTTGGCCTGGCGCACCCTCTGGATCACCACCTTCAACCTAACGCTCTCCTTTATCGTCTGGTTCATGGTCTCAGCCATCGTGGTCCGTCTGCCCGGCATCGGTTTTCGCTTCAGTACTACCGAGCTCTTCTGGCTCACTGCCATGCCGGGGCTGGCCGGAGGTACGCTTCGCATCGTCTGGACCTTCCTGCCCCCCATTTTGGGTACCCGGCACCTGGTCACCCTCTCCACCCTCCTCCTTCTCATCCCGGTGCTGGGCTGGAGCTATGCCATCGGTAACCCTCATACGCCCTACTGGGTCATGCTGCTCCTGGCCCTCTTAGCCGGCTTGGGCGGGGCCAACTTCTCGGGCTTCATGCCCTCCACCAGCTACTTCTTCCCCAAGAGGCTTCAGGGAACCGCCTTGGGCCTCCAAGCCGGCCTCGGCAACTTCGGGGTCTCTATCGTCCAGTTCATCGCCCCCTGGGTGGTGGGCTTCCCCCTCTTCCTCTCCGGACTTTTGGGCCTGGGCATTCCCCAGACCTTCATCAAGGGCGAGGCCTCCAACCCCATCTGGCTGCACAATGCCGCTTTGGTCTGGACGCTTTTTCTCCTGCTTGGGGCCTTCTTGGCCTGGAACCTCCTCAAGAGCGTGCCGGTGCGGGCCAACTTCCGTGAGCAATTCGACATCTTCCGCGACAAGCACACTTGGGTGATGACCCTCTTGTACATCGCCACCTTCGGCTCCTTCTCGGGTCTTTCGGCAGTGTTTCCTCTCTTGATCCGGCAGCTCTACGGCCGCTTCGAGGGGGCTCCCGACCCTTTGACCTACGCCTTCCTCGGACCTTTGGTGGGCTCGCTTCTTCGGGTTGCCTTTGGTCCGGTGGCCGACCGGGTGGGTGGGGCTGTCCTCACCCAGATAAGCACCTTGGGACTTTTGGGGAGCGCGCTCGCCCTCGGCTTCTTCGTCACTCCTAACTCGCTTGCCGAATTCCCCCTCTTCGTAGGGCTGATGCTCTCCCTCTTCTTCTTCGCGGGCATTGGCAATGCCAGCACCTTCAAGCAGATCCCCATGATTTTCCCGCCGCGCAAGGCGGGGGGAGTGATCGGCTGGACTGCGGCGGTGGCTGCCTACGGGCCTTTCCTCTTCTCGGTTATGATCGCCTGGGTGCTCGCCCGTGCCGGCTCGCCAGCCCCCTTCCTCTTTGGTCTTTCGGCCTTCTACGCCTTGTGTGCTGGGTTCAACTGGCACTTCTACGCCCGCAAGGGGGCGGAAAAGCCCTGCTGA
- a CDS encoding S1 RNA-binding domain-containing protein — protein sequence MQIEAGAIVEGRVTRIMDFGAFVELPNGESGLVHISQIAHEFVKNVRDHLSEGEVVQVLVLGRDEKGRLDLSIKELTPAPVEPPRPKRLPRQAPEFENKLKSFLRGSGGGGFGGGGSKKPGKGKGGRGRR from the coding sequence ATGCAGATCGAAGCTGGTGCCATCGTTGAAGGCCGCGTGACGCGGATCATGGATTTTGGGGCTTTCGTGGAGTTGCCCAACGGTGAGTCGGGGTTGGTCCACATCTCGCAGATCGCCCACGAGTTCGTCAAGAACGTGCGCGACCACCTCTCCGAAGGCGAGGTGGTGCAGGTGTTGGTGCTGGGCCGCGACGAGAAGGGCCGTCTGGATCTCTCCATCAAAGAACTCACCCCCGCGCCCGTCGAACCCCCGCGTCCCAAGCGCCTGCCGCGCCAGGCCCCCGAGTTCGAGAACAAGCTCAAGAGCTTCTTGCGCGGTTCGGGCGGAGGCGGCTTCGGCGGCGGAGGCAGCAAGAAGCCCGGCAAGGGTAAAGGTGGCCGCGGACGGCGCTAA